One Sus scrofa isolate TJ Tabasco breed Duroc chromosome 1, Sscrofa11.1, whole genome shotgun sequence DNA segment encodes these proteins:
- the KBTBD13 gene encoding kelch repeat and BTB domain-containing protein 13, whose protein sequence is ALTIFSQGDIYIPQGIFCRCGGARVGSRCIRAFRGRLRPLGLAMPEALVQVWVGTHLFKAERALLVEHCGFFRGLFRSGMREARTAEVRLGVLRPEGFYITLQVLRGERPALAAADELLQAVECAAFLQAPALARFLEHSLTSDNCALLCDAAATFGLHDVFHSAALFIRDGARELAALLALPETRAYVAALRPSSYVAVSTHAPTPGFLEDASRTICYLDEEANRWRTLAALPLEASTLLAGVATLGNKLYIVGGVRGANKEVVELGFCYDPDGSTWREFPSPHQPRYDTALAGFDDHLYAIGGEFQRTAMSSVERYDPAAGCWSFVADLPQPAAGVPCAQARGRLFVCLWRPADTTAVVEYSVRANDWLPVADLRRPQSYGHCMVAHRDCLYVVRNGPKDDFLHCAIDCLNLATGQWTALPGQFVNSKGALFTAVVRGDTVYTVNRVFTLLYAIEGGTWRLLRERAGFPRPGSLQTFLLRLPSGTRGPVASTTPEL, encoded by the coding sequence GCCCTTACTATCTTTAGCCAGGGAGATATTTATATCCCCCAGGGAATCTTTTGCCGCTGCGGGGGAGCCCGAGTTGGTAGCCGCTGCATCCGGGCCTTCAGAGGCCGCCTCCGCCCCCTTGGGCTGGCCATGCCGGAGGCTCTGGTGCAGGTGTGGGTGGGCACCCATCTCTTCAAGGCCGAGCGAGCCCTCCTTGTGGAGCACTGTGGCTTTTTCCGCGGCCTCTTCCGCTCGGGCATGCGGGAGGCGCGCACAGCCGAGGTGCGCTTGGGCGTGCTGAGGCCGGAGGGCTTCTACATCACGCTGCAGGTGCTGCGCGGCGAGCGGCCGGCGCTGGCGGCCGCCGACGAGCTGCTGCAGGCTGTGGAGTGCGCCGCCTTCCTGCAGGCGCCGGCGCTGGCACGCTTTCTGGAGCACAGCCTCACGTCGGACAACTGCGCGCTGCTCTGCGACGCGGCCGCCACCTTCGGGCTGCACGACGTCTTCCACAGCGCCGCGCTCTTCATCCGGGACGGCGCGCGCGAGTTGGCGGCCCTGCTGGCGTTGCCAGAGACCCGCGCCTACGTGGCGGCGCTGAGGCCCAGCAGCTACGTGGCGGTGAGCACACACGCGCCGACGCCCGGCTTCCTGGAGGACGCGTCGCGCACCATCTGCTACCTGGACGAGGAGGCGAACAGGTGGCGCACGCTGGCCGCGCTGCCCCTGGAGGCCAGCACGCTACTGGCTGGCGTGGCCACGCTGGGCAACAAGCTCTATATCGTGGGGGGCGTGCGGGGAGCCAACAAGGAGGTGGTGGAGCTGGGCTTCTGCTACGACCCCGACGGCAGCACGTGGCGCGAGTTCCCCAGCCCGCACCAGCCGCGCTACGACACGGCGCTGGCCGGCTTCGACGATCACCTCTACGCCATCGGTGGCGAGTTCCAGAGGACTGCCATGAGCTCGGTGGAGCGCTACGACCCGGCCGCCGGCTGCTGGAGCTTCGTGGCCGACCTGCCACAGCCGGCCGCGGGCGTGCCCTGCGCCCAGGCCCGCGGCCGCCTCTTCGTGTGTCTCTGGCGGCCGGCCGATACCACGGCTGTGGTGGAATACTCGGTGCGGGCCAATGACTGGCTGCCTGTGGCAGACCTGCGGCGCCCCCAGAGCTACGGCCACTGCATGGTGGCTCACCGCGACTGTCTCTACGTGGTGCGTAACGGACCCAAGGACGACTTCCTGCACTGCGCCATTGACTGCCTCAACCTGGCCACGGGCCAGTGGACAGCGCTGCCCGGTCAGTTCGTCAACAGCAAGGGCGCACTCTTCACGGCCGTAGTGCGCGGCGACACCGTCTATACCGTCAACCGCGTGTTCACGCTGCTCTATGCCATTGAGGGCGGCACCTGGCGGCTGCTAAGGGAGAGAGCCGGCTTCCCACGGCCCGGCTCCTTGCAGACCTTTCTCCTGAGGCTCCCTTCCGGTACCCGGGGACCTGTGGCCTCGACGACGCCAGAACTATGA